Proteins from a single region of Candidatus Puniceispirillum marinum IMCC1322:
- a CDS encoding ester cyclase has translation MSINTRPEQATLTRDTDMSKTDDTRRVIEGMVDGLNDHRIDDIGAFFAESFRWMGNQGCGTKMGLQAFQDNWQRPFQAAFSDKVCIDEARLFMGEWAAAFGRQEAVHSGDFMGIAATGKRVEIRYMDFWKVADGKIADNWVMVDFPHVMAQLGVDVFNGKGWEIYDRGEASPPRPAKASGAREE, from the coding sequence ATGTCGATAAATACCAGACCAGAACAGGCGACGCTAACCCGTGATACCGATATGTCGAAGACCGATGACACACGGCGGGTTATCGAAGGGATGGTTGATGGTCTGAATGACCATCGTATCGATGATATAGGTGCTTTTTTCGCCGAAAGTTTTCGCTGGATGGGGAATCAAGGCTGCGGCACAAAAATGGGTCTGCAGGCGTTTCAGGATAATTGGCAACGCCCATTTCAGGCGGCTTTTTCGGATAAAGTATGTATTGATGAAGCACGGCTGTTCATGGGGGAATGGGCAGCCGCCTTCGGACGCCAGGAAGCGGTACATTCAGGTGATTTCATGGGTATTGCTGCCACCGGCAAACGCGTTGAAATACGGTATATGGATTTCTGGAAAGTGGCAGATGGCAAAATTGCCGATAATTGGGTGATGGTCGATTTTCCGCATGTGATGGCGCAGCTGGGTGTCGATGTTTTTAATGGTAAAGGCTGGGAAATCTATGACCGCGGCGAGGCGTCACCACCGCGGCCTGCGAAGGCTTCCGGTGCGCGTGAGGAGTAG